Proteins encoded by one window of Orbaceae bacterium BiB:
- a CDS encoding site-specific integrase, with the protein MAFAIEQKIVVHKTNPFNQMLIKPGKKEKKIITSSDLDICINFLENKSNNESIKDFFYPCQFWLTLIKVLQYTGIRRNQLLHIQIRDINEANKTLFLREEGSKNFYEREIPVIDDVFNELIRLKQQLLRLNRKPTMQLFNIYHFKNNKCGNYKEMNFDRISAFFQRLSVACGVRVTPHRFRHTLATNLMKSPDRNVTLVKELLGHSSITTTLEYIVTDQEQLRSCLNNYYRCND; encoded by the coding sequence ATGGCATTTGCTATTGAACAAAAAATTGTTGTTCATAAAACAAATCCATTTAATCAAATGTTGATCAAACCCGGTAAGAAAGAAAAGAAAATAATCACATCATCAGACCTCGATATATGCATCAATTTTTTAGAAAATAAAAGTAATAATGAATCAATAAAAGATTTTTTTTACCCCTGTCAATTTTGGCTAACCTTGATCAAAGTTTTACAATACACCGGGATTCGACGTAATCAATTATTGCATATTCAAATTAGAGATATTAATGAGGCTAACAAAACCTTATTTCTTAGGGAAGAAGGTTCAAAAAACTTTTACGAAAGAGAAATTCCTGTCATTGATGATGTTTTTAATGAACTTATTCGCTTAAAACAGCAACTACTCAGATTAAACCGAAAACCAACAATGCAATTATTTAATATTTATCATTTCAAAAACAATAAATGTGGCAATTACAAAGAAATGAATTTTGACAGAATTAGTGCTTTTTTTCAGCGGTTATCAGTAGCGTGCGGGGTTCGAGTCACGCCTCATCGTTTTAGGCATACATTAGCGACGAATTTGATGAAAAGTCCTGATAGAAATGTGACTTTAGTTAAGGAACTTTTAGGGCATTCATCAATTACCACAACGCTTGAGTATATAGTAACAGATCAAGAACAATTGAGATCTTGTTTGAATAATTATTATCGTTGTAATGATTAG